One Solanum lycopersicum chromosome 4, SLM_r2.1 DNA window includes the following coding sequences:
- the LOC101265019 gene encoding glycerol-3-phosphate acyltransferase RAM2-like, with product MAFPSVDKCPSIGREKDTVIADMDGTLLRGRSSFPYFALVAFEVGGVLRLLILLLSSPLAGLLYYFVSESAGIQLLIFVTFAGMKVSDVESVARAVLPKFYSEDIHPESWKVFSSCGKRCVLTANPRVMVEPFLKDFLGTDLVLGTEIESYKGRATGFVKKPGVLVGKNKADIVIKAFGESKPEIGLGDRHTDFPFLALCKEGYIVPPKPEVKAVTTNKLPKPIIFHDGRLVQKPTPLMSLIILLWIPIGFILACLRIAAGSLLPMPIVYYAFWALGVRVIIKGNPPPPVNKSNNKSGVLFICSHRTLLDPIFLSTALGRPIPAVTYSVSRLSEIISPIKTVRLNRDRVLDATMIKKLLQEGDLAICPEGTTCREPFLLRFSALFAELTDELVPVAMVNKMSMFHGTTARGWKGMDPFYFFMNPSPAYEVTFLNKLPYELTCNAGKSSHEVANYIQRVIASTLSYECTSFTRKDKYRALAGNDGIVVEKPKIKKSIMGC from the exons ATGGCGTTTCCATCTGTGGATAAATGTCCATCCATAGGCCGCGAAAAGGACACAGTAATCGCGGATATGGATGGAACATTACTTCGAGGACGAAGCTCTTTCCCTTATTTTGCCTTAGTTGCTTTCGAAGTTGGAGGTGTTTTAAGGCTACTTATACTTCTCTTATCTTCACCACTAGCTGGACTTCTTTACTACTTCGTCTCGGAGTCTGCTGGAATTCAACTTCTTATTTTCGTTACTTTTGCTGGGATGAAAGTATCTGATGTAGAATCGGTAGCACGTGCAGTGCTACCGAAATTCTACTCAGAAGATATTCATCCCGAGTCATGGAAAGTGTTCTCTTCTTGTGGTAAACGTTGTGTTTTAACCGCGAATCCTAGGGTTATGGTGGAACCATTTTTGAAGGATTTCTTGGGAACTGATTTGGTTTTAGGAACTGAGATTGAAAGTTATAAAGGTAGAGCTACTGGATTTGTTAAAAAGCCAGGAGTACTTGTTGGTAAAAATAAGGCTGATATTGTTATAAAAGCTTTTGGTGAAAGTAAACCTGAGATTGGTTTAGGTGATCGTCATACTGATTTTCCTTTCTTGGCTTTGTGTAag GAAGGTTACATTGTACCACCAAAACCAGAAGTTAAAGCTGTAACAACAAACAAACTTCCCAAGCCCATCATTTTCCATGATGGTCGTTTAGTCCAAAAGCCAACACCTCTCATGTCACTAATCATCTTACTGTGGATCCCGATTGGATTCATTTTGGCGTGCTTACGCATTGCTGCTGGTTCCCTCCTCCCTATGCCTATCGTCTACTACGCCTTTTGGGCGTTAGGCGTTCGTGTCATCATCAAAGGTAACCCTCCACCACCTGTCAATAAATCCAACAACAAATCAGGTGTCCTGTTCATTTGCTCACACAGAACACTCCTTGATCCAATTTTCCTCTCTACTGCCCTTGGACGTCCGATTCCAGCTGTTACATACTCCGTTTCACGTCTCTCTGAGATCATTTCACCTATTAAAACAGTTAGACTCAATCGTGATCGAGTTCTAGATGCAACGATGATAAAGAAACTCCTACAAGAAGGTGACCTAGCAATATGCCCTGAAGGTACAACATGTAGGGAACCGTTTCTACTTAGATTCTCCGCGTTATTTGCTGAGTTAACAGATGAACTTGTACCCGTTGCTATGGTAAATAAGATGAGCATGTTTCATGGTACAACGGCTAGAGGATGGAAAGGGATGGATCCATTTTACTTCTTTATGAACCCAAGCCCCGCTTATGAGGTTACATTTTTGAATAAGTTGCCGTATGAGCTAACTTGTAACGCGGGGAAATCGAGTCATGAAGTAGCTAACTATATACAAAGGGTTATTGCTTCAACTCTTTCTTATGAATGTACTAGTTTTACAAGGAAGGATAAGTATCGTGCACTTGCTGGAAATGATGGAATTGTTGTTGAAAAGCCTAAGATCAAAAAAAGTATAATGGGAtgctaa
- the LOC101258248 gene encoding uncharacterized protein codes for MSVDYYKTLKVSRNASEEDLKKSYKRLAMKWHPDKNSENKKEAEAKFKQISEAYDVLSDPQKRQIYDIYGDEALKSGQFDPSSPSDRRGFKFNSRDAEDIFAEFFGGSDGYSRSTGGTVRIRKAAPVENKLPCTLEELYKGSKRKMKISRIVLDGAGKPTTIEEVLAIHIKPGWKKGTKITFPEKGNHESGAAPGDLIFVIDEKPHDVFKRDGNDLVINQKISLVDALAGKTINLTALDGRELTIPITDVVKPGHEQKIPNEGMPISKEPGKKGNLRIKFEVKFPSRLSSDQKCDIRRVLGRTADYHGYT; via the exons atGAGTGTTGATTACTATAAGACACTGAAAGTGTCACGTAATGCAAGTGAAGAAGATTTGAAGAAATCGTATAAGAGATTGGCCATGAAATGGCATCCGGATAAGAATAGTGAGAATAAGAAGGAAGCTGAAGCGAAATTCAAGCAGATATCTGAGGCTTATGATGTGCTGAGTGATCCTCAGAAGCGTCAGATCTATGATATATACGGTGATGAGGCACTGAAATCTGGTCAATTCGATCCATCCTCACCTAGTGATAGAAGAGGATTTAAGTTCAATTCGCGTGATGCGGAAGATATTTTCGCGGAATTTTTTGGTGGATCGGATGGGTATAGTAGGAGTACTGGTGGTACTGTACGGATTAGGAAAGCTGCGCCGGTGGAGAACAAGTTGCCGTGTACCTTGGAGGAGTTATACAAGGGCTCTAAGAGGAAAATGAAGATTTCAAGGATTGTTCTTGATGGCGCTGG TAAGCCCACAACTATTGAAGAGGTCTTGGCAATACACATTAAACCTGGTTGGAAGAAAGGCACAAAAATTACTTTTCCAGAGAAAGGGAATCATGAGTCTGGAGCTGCACCTGGTGATCTTATTTTTGTAATAGATGAAAAGCCACATGACGTTTTCAAGAGAGATGGGAATGATCTAGTGATCAATCAAAAAATCTCATTAGTAGATGCTCTCGCTGGGAAAACTATCAACCTGACTGCTTTGGATGGAAGGGAACTCACTATACCAATCACGGATGTTGTTAAACCAGGACATGAGCAGAAAATCCCAAATGAAGGAATGCCAATATCGAAAGAAcctggaaagaaaggaaatttgAGGATCAAGTTTGAGGTTAAATTCCCGTCAAGGCTTAGTTCAGATCAGAAATGTGATATCAGAAGAGTATTGGGCAGAACTGCCGATTACCATGGTTATACTTGA
- the LOC101265427 gene encoding thioredoxin H4-like, with the protein MGANNSSSWKQTNNNALASTLPMKNQVIHFHSSTTWKIHFDSLKQTNKLIVIDFTASWCGPCRHMEPVINDFASTYTDVVFIKIDVDELDDVAQEYGVQAMPTFVLIKQGKIVDQLVGADKDGLKKKIEINKA; encoded by the exons CAACTCTTCTTCTTGGaaacaaactaataataatgCACTAGCATCAACTCTACCCATGAAGAATCAAGTCATTCATTTCCATTCCTCAACAACATGGAAAatccattttgattctttgaaacAAACTAACAAGTTG ATTGTTATTGACTTCACAGCTTCATGGTGTGGTCCTTGCCGACACATGGAGCCAGTTATCAATGACTTCGCCTCTACATATACAGACGTCGTGTTCATCAAGATTGATGTGGATGAACTAGAT GACGTAGCTCAAGAATATGGGGTGCAAGCAATGCCAACGTTCGTGCTCATAAAGCAAGGGAAAATAGTTGATCAACTTGTGGGAGCAGATAAAGATGGACtgaagaaaaagattgaaataaaCAAAGCTTAA
- the LOC101252870 gene encoding uncharacterized protein ycf45, which produces MRSSLLMSVVTSVITPAIKSKSCCFMSLLHYPPLMTASYRCFRARSRLSCCNSHADDDMRALFQILPCDLRDTLLCDPSQDQLVEVILDLGCLPQAHYINDSGRRYLRDTEVSMEEIQCVLKEIGQFGGDNRAGIEGTLHRISAIRNRKGEVIGLTCRVGRARGQIDMVRDLLDFGESILFVGRPGVGKTTVVREISRVLSDELHKRVVIVDTSNEIGGDGDIPHPAIGGARRLQVLDPSMQHQVMIEAVENHMPEVIIIDEISTESEVHACRTIAERGVMLIGTAHGEQLENIIKNPTLSDLIGGVVIVTLSDQEARIRNSSKSVLERKAPAPFPFLIEINERDYWIVHRTERSVDALLRGKKPLVEVRRRTPQLQVVIERWRTKA; this is translated from the exons ATGAGGTCTAGTTTATTGATGTCTGTAGTTACTAGTGTTATTACTCCAGCCATAAAAAGCAAATCTTGTTGTTTCATGAGTTTATTGCATTATCCACCATTGATGACTGCTAGCTACCGTTGTTTTCGTGCCCGAAGTAGGCTTTCGTGCTGTAATAGTCACGCTGATGATGATATGCGTGCCCTCTTTCAG ATTCTGCCATGTGACTTACGGGACACCCTTTTGTGTGACCCCAGCCAAGATCAACTAGTAGAG GTGATTTTAGATTTAGGCTGTTTGCCACAAGCACATTACATAAATGATTCTGGGAGGCGTTACCTTCGAGATACTGAG GTCTCTATGGAAGAAATACAATGTGTCCTCAAGGAAATTGGACAATTTGGAGGAGATAACAGAGCTGGCATTGAGGGTACTTTGCATCGCATTTCCGCAATTAGGAATAGGAAGGGTGAAGTCATTGGTTTGACTTGCCGAGTTGGCAGGGCCAGAGGACAGATTGACATGGTGCGGGACTTGCTTGATTTTGGTGAAAGCATCTTGTTTGTTGGACG ACCTGGTGTTGGTAAAACTACGGTTGTGCGAGAGATATCTCGTGTCTTGTCAGATGAACTTCATAAAAGAGTG GTTATTGTTGACACAAGCAATGAAATAGGAGGTGATGGGGATATCCCACACCCAGCAATAGGAGGGGCAAGAAGATTGCAGGTTCTAGACCCATCGATGCAGCATCAGGTTATGATTGAGGCAGTGGAGAACCACATGCCTGAGGTGATCATTATAGATGAGATTAGCACTGAATCTGAAGTTCATGCTTGTCGTACAATTGCTGAGAGAGGCGTTATGCTTATTGGTACAGCTCATGGCGAACAGCTagagaatataattaagaatcCAACTCTGTCTGATCTG ATTGGAGGAGTAGTAATTGTGACTCTAAGTGATCAGGAGGCACGAATCAGGAACAGCAGTAAAAGTGTTCTTGAGAGGAAAGCTCCAGCGccctttccttttttgattGAAATAAACGAGAGAGACTACTGGATTGTACACCGG ACTGAAAGAAGTGTCGATGCTCTACTTCGGGGTAAAAAACCACTAGTTGAG GTTAGGAGGAGAACTCCGCAATTACAGGTTGTGATTGAGAGATGGAGAACAAAAGCCTAA